The DNA segment CCTGTTGTGCATCTGCATAAGCAAGAATCTTCGCCAATGGCTTTAATCCAAGTTCTTTTGCTTTATCAGCACTCATCAGTACCAATGCTGCAGCGCCATCATTTAGGGTCGAAGCGTTTGCTGCGGTTACTGTTCCGTCTTTTTTGAAAACAGGTTTTAAGCCTGGAATTTTATCAAATTTAACAGCAAAAGGTTCTTCATCCTTTGAGATCAGGGTGACATCGCCCTTGCGGTCTTTTACTTCTACAGCGATAATTTCTGAGTCGAACTTACCTTCTGTCTGGGCTGCCTGCGATTTTTTGTAAGAGCTGATGGCGAAAGCATCCTGTTCTTCGCGGGTAATTGTGCAGTCAGCAGCACATAGCTCTGCAGCAGAACCCATGTGGTAATCATTGTATACATCCCAGAGACCGTCTTTTACCAATCCGTCAGTAATCTGACCATGACCTAAACGATATCCGTTTCTTGCTTTATCTAAATAGTAAGGGACATTACTCATGCTTTCCATACCTCCGGCCACGATGATGTCGTTTTGACCAAGGGCGATACTTTGTGCGGCAAGCATGATGGCTTTCGTTCCTGAAGCACAAACTTTATTGATGGTGGTAGCGGGAACATCCGGTAATCCGGCAAACTTTGCGGCCTGTGTAGCTGGGGCCTGACCAATATTAGCGGACAAGACATTGCCCATATAAACTTCCTGAACGTCAGCAGGGCTGATGCCCGCTTTTTCTACAGCCGCTTTAATCGCTAAACCACCCAGTTGGGTAGCTGAAAAACCTGCTAATGAACCACCAAAACTTCCTATTGGGGTTCTAACGGCTGATACTATAACTACTTCTCTCATTGATGTCTTTTAATTTTGGTTAAAAGCAAAGTTAAGTAATTACTGGCATCTGCTGGTTAAAGTCGGTTATTTTTAACGTTCTCCCTCTGTATCATTTTTGTTTATCCGTCGTTTTCTTTTCGATTTCAGTGCTTCATTCAACAGGTATTCTATCTGCCCGTTGGTGCTTCTAAACTCATCCCCGGCCCAATTCTCAATCTCTTTGAGCAGGGCGGGGTTGATTCTTAGCACAAAAGCCTTTTTATCTTTCTCAGACATATCTTTTTTGTACTCCTTGTAATGTTAATTGTATAAAGTTCCTGTATTGACTACCGGTTGTACATTGCGGTCGCCACAAAGGACAACAAGCAGGTTGCTCACCATTGCGGCTTTACGTTCCTCATCCAGTTCCACGATGTTTTTCTCTGACAGTCTTTCCAGGGCCATCTCTACCATACCTACTGCACCCTCCACAATCAGTTTACGGGCAGCGATTACGGCAGTTGCCTGCTGGCGTTGCAACATCGCACTCGCAATTTCCTGCGCATAGGCAAGGTGTGAGATCCGGGCCTCCACCACTTCTATCCCTGCTCTTGACAGCCTTTCACTCAATTCTGCTTCCAGGAGAGAACTTACTTTCTCTGCGCCGTCTTTCAGTGTAATTGTTGCTTCTTCATCCTCAAAATTGTCGTAGGGAAAGATATTGGCCAGGTGTCTTACCGCAGCTTCACTTTGTATGTTTACATATTGATGGTAATCTTCTACCGCAAACATCGCTTTTGCGGTTTCCTGAACCTGCCATACCACTACGGCGGCAATCTCGATCGGATTTCCCAGTTTGTCGTTCACTTTGATCTGATGGCCGTTCAGGTTTCTTGCTTTAAGGGAAACCTTCTTTTTAACGGTTAGTGGATTCACCCAGAAGAAGCCGTCTGTTTTTACGGTGCCTACATACTTCCCGAACAGGGTGAGTACTTTGGATTCATTAGGGTTGTTGATGATCAGTCCCGGCAGTACCAGGATGAAATTCAAGGCCAGAGCGATGGCTCCAACAGTAAATTGTTCGACAGCCAATGCAAAAATTCCGCCACCCAATAAGGCTAGGAATAATACAAAGGTTAAATAGCCAGATGGCGGAGTGATGATTTTTTCCTGATACATAATGATATTGATTTGATATCATAAAGTAAAGAATAATTATGCAGATAAACAAGGTAAATCCCATCCTTTCGCATGATTACCTCTTCCAAAACACGATTTGAAGAAAAATTGTATTATTTTTGAATGAAATCAATCTATATCTATCTTGGCTAAAATCAAAAAGAATTCCCATAGGGTGCTTTACCGTAAGTATTCATCAAACATCAAATATGTGATGATGGTGCTTTCCGTATTGATCATAACTGTATTTTTACCCAAACAGCCCCGGTTCAGGTATGAATTCGAAAAGGGAGAAATATGGAAAAACAAGGATTTAGTTTCTCCTTTCAGCTTTGCCATTTTAAAAACTACCCCGCAGGTAACGACGGATAAGAAGGATGCATTGAATAATGTACTTCCCATTTATAAAATGAATAAGGACCTGATCCATTCGGTGGAAGAAGCTTACCTGAATGAGTTTGATGTCAAATGGAAAACCAACGCTTTTCCTGAAAACGAAAAGGCGGGTTATAAGAGTTCTTCCTTTAAATTGCTCGAAGCGATTTATACCCGGGGAATCATTGCGATGAATGCCAAACATCAAAAGGGGAATAAATATTATGATTTTGCTTTGATGACCAATAACATCAGCAGGAATTTAAGTACTCAGGATGTGTTTACTGTTCAGTCCGCACTGGAGTATTTTGATAAGAACTACAATTCGATCAATCTGAAAGTTAAAGAAATGATCGTTAATCTCGTAGAAGATCATTTGACCCCCAATATCACTTTCGATGAAAAATTAACCACCATTGTACAGAACAATACCGTAAGCAGTCTTTCTACCACCAGAGGGATGGTGCAGAAAGGGGAGTTGATCATAGCCAAAGATAATGTGGTGGATGATGAGATCTATCAAAAGCTACTTTCCTTTAAAGAAGCCTACGAAGCACAAACCAAGACCATAGGCGATAGCAAATTGGTTTATTTGGGTCAAATATTGTTGGTTGGCTTTATTGTGAGCTTACTGATGTTCTTTTTGAAACTGTTCCGGAAAGACATCTTTGCAGACAACAGGCAATTGTCTTTATTGCTGCTGGTTATTACTACCATGTTGTTGTGTCTGACCTGGGCGATTAAGCTGAACCTGCCAAGCATCTATTATATTCCTTTCTGTATCGTTCCGATCATCATCAGGATCTTATTTGATACCAGGTTGGCGCTTTACCTGCATTTGCTGGTGATTCTCATTGCGGGCTTCTTTGTGCCTAATAGTTTTGAATTCGTCTTCTATCAGATTACTTCCGGAATGGTGGCGATTTACAGCATCAGGAATCTGATCAAAAGAGAACAATTGCTATTGTCCGCTTTATTCATCTTATCCGCTTACTTTGTTTCCTTTGTAGGCATCGGTTTATTAAGAGAGGGATCGTTCGACCAGATCGAATGGATTAATTTTGTTCCTTTCATCATCAGTGTATTGTTGTCTTTACTGGCTTACCCTTTAATCTATGCTTTTGAAAGGATGTTTGGCATCACTTCCGATGTGGCCCTGATCGAGCTGACCAATACGAACAACAAACTCCTAAGGGAGCTTGCATTTAAAGCTCCGGGTACTTTCCAGCATTCTTTACAAGTGGCCAACCTGGCTGAAGCAGCGATCTTTAAAATAGGAGGGAATTCCCTATTGGTAAGAGCGGGTGCCTTATATCATGACATCGGTAAGATTGAGAACCCTCAGTATTTTATAGAGAATCAAAATACAGCCCTTAGCCCGCATGATAAGTTGCCATATGAGCAAAGTGCCCAGATCATTATTAAACATGTTCACAAGGGTATCGAGATTACGCGCAGGCATCAATTGCCGGAAAGTATCATCGACTTTATCAGAACACACCATGGAAATACCAGGGTCGATTATTTTTATCAGAGCTTTTTAAAGAATTCTCCGGAGAAATTTGTGGATGAAAATATCTTCCGATACCCTGGTCCGATCCCTTTTTCTAAAGAAACTGGTGTTTTAATGCTCGCAGATTCGGTGGAAGCGGCCTCAAGAAGCCTGAAAAATCCGGACGCTCAAAGTATAAATGACATCGTCGAACGGATCATTAACTATAAATTAGAACAAAATCAATTAGATAACTGCGATATTACTTTAAAAGATTTAGAAACTATAAAGCTGATCTTCAAGACGATGCTTATGAGCATCTATCATGTGCGTATAGATTACTTACAAAATGTGTAAATTTTTTTTGGATCAATGAATGAAGTTACTATATTTGCAATCCCGAAAAACAGGAGCGTTTTTCGGAAAAGAATTGAAAAGGAGAGGTGCCTGAGTGGCCGAAAGGAACAGTTTGCTAAACTGTCGTACTGGCAACGGTACCGCGGGTTCGAATCCCGCCCTCTCCGCTGAAATAGTGATTTGCAAAATAGGATATGTAGTTTTAATATCGTTCCTTTGCAGCCCTTCGAAAAAGGGAAAAGAAGATACCAGTTCGGGGTGTAGCGTAGCCCGGTATCGCGCCTGCTTTGGGAGCAGGAGGTCGTAGGTTCGAATCCTGCCACCCCGACACAAATTACCTGGAAAGGTAGTTTTATAATGACCAGTTAAAAAAAGAAGATACCAGTTCGGGGTGTAGCGTAGCCCGGTATCGCGCCTGCTTTGGGAGCAGGAGGTCGTAGGTTCGAATCCTGCCACCCCGACCAAATTACTTGGAAGAGTAGTTTAATATTGACCAGTAAAAAAGAAGATACCAGTTCGGGGTGTAGCGTAGCCCGGTATCGCGCCTGCTTTGGGAGCAGGAGGTCGTAGGTTCGAATCCTGCCACCCCGACAACATAGATGTCAAATTCTATCAAAAACCCTCTAAATTTCACAGTTTAGAGGTTTTTTTCGTTTTAGTCATATCAAAGAAAAGCAATGAATATCAAGGTTTTTATGCCCTATTCTACACCCTCTTTTTTTCAGCTATAATTGTCCTTCAAAAAAAAGTAAAAATGACTACTTGAGTTTTTTGTTATACCGCCTTTTTTAACCCTGTGTTTTGTTCCTCTAATTCTTTAAAAACAGGAGAGGGCATAAGGGCATAAAAGGGCATAAATCATATTAAAATATGAAAAGCCCAAACACATTTAGTCTATCATTTTTCCTAAAAAAGGACAAAATGAAAGAAGGTAGAGCCCCATTATTTGTTCGGATTACTTTAAATAGTAAATTTTCTGATATTTCAACCAAGAAAAGGGTTGATGTTTCTGCATGGAATCAAACTAAACAAACTCTTTCTGGCAATGGTAAGGAAGAAGCACTAGTTAGAGAGAAAATTCGGTTACTGATAAATGATATTAATAACGCATATAACGACCTGAAATATGAAAATAAGCCATTGTCTTCGGAAACTATAAAAGCAAGGGTAGAAGGGTATGATAAGGAACCATGTACCCTGAATTCTCTATTGAGTCACCATAATATTGACCTGGCATCATTAATCGAACCTGGGACTTTAAAAAATTATTTTTCTACCGAACGTTTTTTAAAAGAATTTTTGATAAAACAGAGAAAGGTGAAAGATATTTATCTAGATAAAATTGACAATAAGTTCATAACCGATTTTGGTATATATATGCTTAACCGTGTGCCAGATAAGGGGCAGAAGCCTTGTGGAAATAACACACTTATGAAGCACATGGAACGCTTTAAGAAGGTATTTGGAGTTGCTTTGAAAAACGGATGGACTATGAATCAGCCTTTCCTTCATTTTGAACGGAAAATAATACATAAAGATGGTGACTGTCTCGAAATTGAAGAATTGAACCGAACCAGAGCCCTTGATGGATTGAAAAGCGGTCAATTAATCGTTCGTGATCTTTTTGTGTTTTGTTGTTTAACTGGACTGGCGTATTGTGATTTGGTAAGTCTTGCTAAAGAGCATCTGGTTAAAGATAGTGGCGGGGAGTATTGGATTGAGATGATCAGGCAGAAAAATAGAAACTTTACACAACGTAAATTTCATGTTCTATTGCTCTCTGAAGCACTGGAGATTATTAAAAGATATAAAAACAACCAGTTTGCGATAGAAAATAAAACGATTTTCCCATCCTTTTCAAATCAGATTGTAAACCGTTATCTTAAAATTATCGCCGAGGTGGCTAATATTAATAAATCAGTCACCTTTCACTTGGCTAGGCACACTTTTGCTACAACAGTTACACTTGAAAACGGGGTTCCAATGGAAAGTGTATCGCACATGCTTGGGCACGCAAGTATCAGAACAACTCAGATATTCAAAAGTAAAAAAGAAGAAGGTTCTGAATGATATGATAGGTCTTAGAGCAAAATTACAAGTAAAACTATTGGAAGTTTTTTAATCTTGTGTAAGTACCTGGTGTGACCCTCTTTCCCGGAGGGGTAATTGTGTCAGAAATTATTACAGTGCCCCGGAGAAAAAAGCTGTAATGAAGTAAAATGTGAAAGGTACTGGTGACTGAACCATCGCAACTGATACAAGGGACGTTGGCATAACGATAGTGTATTATGAACAAGAGGCCCTTTCAGAGGGCCTTTCGTTTGTTGTGAAGTGCTGGATATTGTTTTTTAAATGCAACTTGTTGATTATGTGACATTTGGCCCTATGAATAGAATTTAAGTCTCCCGAACTTAGTACTAGATATCGGATGATATTAAAGTATGAAAAACTTTGAAATAAGACTCACAGGTACACAATGCTAACCAAATATCAGAGGGCAGGTTGAGCACATTCAAAATCTTCATACAGATTTTATTAAAAGATTTAATGAGAGATAACTGACTTGATCGAATCTCTATTAGGTCTTAAAGTATAAACACCGATAGTTTTGCAAAACAACTTAGTAAAAGGGGATAAACCGAAAACCTTGAATAGAGTAGGTAAAAAAGGAGATAGCCGAAAATCCGAAGAAGAGTAGGCATAAAGTTTTTATTGCTTTTTGATGTATAAAAGCATTGATTATTATGGCAGATTGGTATTTACGGAGTAATGGCGCTAATATATTTGACCCAAACAGTTATACTTTTGTTGGCTCAAGTGCGCCGGCTTGTCCCGGTAACGGGTATGTATGTGCGGTACGGGCGGAAGACAATGGTTCAGGCTTAGGTAAACCTAATCTGACACCAGCATTGCAATATCAAATAACTATCGCTTTAAGTACAGGTGTGGATCAACAAGACGTACTCTTAAGGTCGCTGCCTTAATTAATAATCTCGGACAACAACTGGTTCAAAAAGTTTTTGGGTCATTTGACCCTATGAATAGAATTTAAGTCTACCGAACTTAACATTAGATATCGGATGATATTTAACGTTTGATAAATTTTGAAATAACACTCACAGGTACATAATGCTAACCAAACATCAAAGGAATCGCTGAGTATAATCAAAATTTTCATCCGCATTTATGGGAGGATCTAATGGATAACAATTTATCAAAAGTATTAAGGATTCTTAAAACAGTTCATACTAAAAGTTTTGCAAAACAAATTAGTAAAAGGAAGTTGCCGAATATCCTTACCATAGTAGGCAAGAGGGAGATGCTGAAAACCCTGGAATAGAGTAAGCATATGATTAAAGTTTATGCTTTTTGATTTATAAAAGCAGTAATGCGATGTCAGAATATTTTTTAAGGATCAATTTTGCAGATCCAAACGACCCATTGAGTTATACTTCAGTAGGCAGCACCAAACCTGGATGTCCTGGTACAGGTAAGATTTGTTCACTACTTGCTGAAAATGATGGAACTGGTCATCCGGTTATTACATCACAGATTCAAGCACAAATGGTAACAGCATTAAGTACAGGAGTAGACCAGCCATTAGTAGTTCTTAGGTTTTTGGACTAGAAGTGAATATCTACTTTTCTGAAAAAAACTAATTTAAATTTATTATCTAACTAAAGTTTTCTGATGTCTTTTGATTTATAAAGATATCCTATAATTATGGCAAATTGGTATGTACGGATCACAGGAGCTGATCCAACTCTTCCAGCAAGTTATACGCTTGTGGGCATTAATCCTCCTTCCTGTCCAGGAACAGGAAAAATTTGCTCAATCAAAGCTGATGATGATGGCACTGGTTTACCCATTATTACACCTGCGCTTCAATCTGAAATAGCTGCAGCATTAAGCACAAATGTCGATCAGCCGAATGCTTTATTAAGGTCAGCGACCTAAAATTATCATAAAAGCATGAGACAAAACCTCATGCTTTTATCTATTTTTTACTAAAGTTTTTCGCTTGTTTTTTGATGTATAAAAGCATTCTTGCTTATGTTTAACTGGTATTTAAGGCATTTATGTGCTGATCCAAATGATCCGGAAAGTTATACTTCAACTGGTTCCAGTAAACCGTCTTGCCCAGGTTCGACGCGGATTTGTGCAATTTTTGCGGAAGATGATGGCACCGGGCGTCCAATAATTACACCGACACTTCAATCGCAGATGGTAACTGCATTGAGCACCGGAGTGGATCAGCCATTGGTGCTGCTAAGGTCAGCTTGTTAGAAGCGAGCAGGTATTACTGTATTTTTGAAACCGATAAATTAAAGTTTTTCGCTTGCTTTTGATATATAAAGCATTCCAATGTATGTGTTGTAGCAATTGTAAATGGTATGTTAGGATTTGTGGTGCTGATCCAACTCTTCCAACAAGTTATACTTTCATGGGGTCAAATCCCCCAAGTTGTCCAGGCACCGGGAAAGTATGTTCAATTTGTGCCCAAGACGATGGAACCGGCTATCCGGTCATTGATTCATGTTTAATGCAACAAATGATTTTAGCATTAAGCTTAGGTATTGATCAGCCATGTGTAACGTTAAGATCGAATTGTTGAGTTTTGAGAAAAGGACATCATTGAACGTTCATAACTATTTAAATAAGCATGAATACAGTCACTCATGCTTATTTAAATTAGAACAAGCAGTATAAGCTAAAGTTCAGTAATTACTAATACATCAATATTTCTTTCAGTTTCAATGACGTCGCATCCGTAAACCTGAAGTTGTTCCCTTAATCCCTGAATATTTTTAAATGCCCCAATTCTTACATTACCTTTAAATCCAGTTTCATCAATTCCCGGGGGATAAATCTCCGCCTGATCTAAAAATAGCAATGGGATACCTGACATCTCTGTATTATAACCATTAATTACTTTTCTGCTTAAATTAATCGAGTCCAAATTGCTGATTTCTTTTGTTTTAATCAATATCAAGCATTTAACTGGCCTTTTTTCCCAACGCGCATTTACACCCAAAATATGATTTAAATCGTCCAAAATGTATTGAAATTTAGCTTTCTTTTCAATAGGTCTCGTCGTGCATAGCTCATAGCAAAATTCATTTTCTTGATTCCAATCACTTCTAAACCCATAACTCTTATCATATACATATCTGGATCTATCTTTTACTTCAAGAATTAGTCTGTCTTTATGAGGTACAAAGTTTCTAGGTTTAATCAAATAGGTAATATAGTTGAAAGCACCCACTATGGTGTAATTGTAGAAAGTTGATCTATAGACCCGACCTATAGAATCATAGGTTTCGGTAAGCCCACCTTTGTAATCAATACCATTTCTATGACCTGTGATCCCTGAATAATGCAAAAATAAGCTTTTTGTATTATATTGGTCTGCATCTGTTTGAACAAAAAGAGGTTTTTTAGGATCGAAAATAACCATGTCATTTTTTATTGGCCAATTAACTTTTTTTTCATCCAAAATCGTTTGTATATTTTTTTCTGTCACATAATCTGCTCCTGTTATCGCAACAACAATCCCTTTGTATATCCATATTTCATGTGAAATTAACTTATATTGAAAATAGGATCCTAATGCCTTATCCTCAACAACACAAGGTAATTTTACGTTTTTTACGAATCCATTATTTTTAAAGAATTTAGTCATTACTTCCTCACTTTGATAACTTACTGGTAGAATCTTTATCCTGCTTCCAAATTTGCTTTGCAATGAATCCATTTTTGGTAAAGCTTCAATGCAGCTGCCACAAAAAG comes from the Pedobacter sp. FW305-3-2-15-E-R2A2 genome and includes:
- a CDS encoding acetyl-CoA C-acyltransferase — encoded protein: MREVVIVSAVRTPIGSFGGSLAGFSATQLGGLAIKAAVEKAGISPADVQEVYMGNVLSANIGQAPATQAAKFAGLPDVPATTINKVCASGTKAIMLAAQSIALGQNDIIVAGGMESMSNVPYYLDKARNGYRLGHGQITDGLVKDGLWDVYNDYHMGSAAELCAADCTITREEQDAFAISSYKKSQAAQTEGKFDSEIIAVEVKDRKGDVTLISKDEEPFAVKFDKIPGLKPVFKKDGTVTAANASTLNDGAAALVLMSADKAKELGLKPLAKILAYADAQQAPEWFTTAPAKAIPLALKNASKSIADVDFFEINEAFSVVSLANNKLLELDSNKVNVNGGAVSLGHPLGASGARIVVTLLAVLAQNNGSIGVAGICNGGGGASAIVIEKLN
- a CDS encoding Arc family DNA binding domain-containing protein; this translates as MSEKDKKAFVLRINPALLKEIENWAGDEFRSTNGQIEYLLNEALKSKRKRRINKNDTEGER
- a CDS encoding SPFH domain-containing protein, giving the protein MYQEKIITPPSGYLTFVLFLALLGGGIFALAVEQFTVGAIALALNFILVLPGLIINNPNESKVLTLFGKYVGTVKTDGFFWVNPLTVKKKVSLKARNLNGHQIKVNDKLGNPIEIAAVVVWQVQETAKAMFAVEDYHQYVNIQSEAAVRHLANIFPYDNFEDEEATITLKDGAEKVSSLLEAELSERLSRAGIEVVEARISHLAYAQEIASAMLQRQQATAVIAARKLIVEGAVGMVEMALERLSEKNIVELDEERKAAMVSNLLVVLCGDRNVQPVVNTGTLYN
- a CDS encoding HDIG domain-containing metalloprotein, producing the protein MVLSVLIITVFLPKQPRFRYEFEKGEIWKNKDLVSPFSFAILKTTPQVTTDKKDALNNVLPIYKMNKDLIHSVEEAYLNEFDVKWKTNAFPENEKAGYKSSSFKLLEAIYTRGIIAMNAKHQKGNKYYDFALMTNNISRNLSTQDVFTVQSALEYFDKNYNSINLKVKEMIVNLVEDHLTPNITFDEKLTTIVQNNTVSSLSTTRGMVQKGELIIAKDNVVDDEIYQKLLSFKEAYEAQTKTIGDSKLVYLGQILLVGFIVSLLMFFLKLFRKDIFADNRQLSLLLLVITTMLLCLTWAIKLNLPSIYYIPFCIVPIIIRILFDTRLALYLHLLVILIAGFFVPNSFEFVFYQITSGMVAIYSIRNLIKREQLLLSALFILSAYFVSFVGIGLLREGSFDQIEWINFVPFIISVLLSLLAYPLIYAFERMFGITSDVALIELTNTNNKLLRELAFKAPGTFQHSLQVANLAEAAIFKIGGNSLLVRAGALYHDIGKIENPQYFIENQNTALSPHDKLPYEQSAQIIIKHVHKGIEITRRHQLPESIIDFIRTHHGNTRVDYFYQSFLKNSPEKFVDENIFRYPGPIPFSKETGVLMLADSVEAASRSLKNPDAQSINDIVERIINYKLEQNQLDNCDITLKDLETIKLIFKTMLMSIYHVRIDYLQNV
- a CDS encoding site-specific integrase encodes the protein MKEGRAPLFVRITLNSKFSDISTKKRVDVSAWNQTKQTLSGNGKEEALVREKIRLLINDINNAYNDLKYENKPLSSETIKARVEGYDKEPCTLNSLLSHHNIDLASLIEPGTLKNYFSTERFLKEFLIKQRKVKDIYLDKIDNKFITDFGIYMLNRVPDKGQKPCGNNTLMKHMERFKKVFGVALKNGWTMNQPFLHFERKIIHKDGDCLEIEELNRTRALDGLKSGQLIVRDLFVFCCLTGLAYCDLVSLAKEHLVKDSGGEYWIEMIRQKNRNFTQRKFHVLLLSEALEIIKRYKNNQFAIENKTIFPSFSNQIVNRYLKIIAEVANINKSVTFHLARHTFATTVTLENGVPMESVSHMLGHASIRTTQIFKSKKEEGSE
- a CDS encoding redoxin domain-containing protein → MKLLKITAILFYLVLSTVVYAQQKTKTEFSRRPDPDPKIRNIKVGDRVPDIIIPKIIRDTKSSAKISDFKDKLLIIDFWDTFCGSCIEALPKMDSLQSKFGSRIKILPVSYQSEEVMTKFFKNNGFVKNVKLPCVVEDKALGSYFQYKLISHEIWIYKGIVVAITGADYVTEKNIQTILDEKKVNWPIKNDMVIFDPKKPLFVQTDADQYNTKSLFLHYSGITGHRNGIDYKGGLTETYDSIGRVYRSTFYNYTIVGAFNYITYLIKPRNFVPHKDRLILEVKDRSRYVYDKSYGFRSDWNQENEFCYELCTTRPIEKKAKFQYILDDLNHILGVNARWEKRPVKCLILIKTKEISNLDSINLSRKVINGYNTEMSGIPLLFLDQAEIYPPGIDETGFKGNVRIGAFKNIQGLREQLQVYGCDVIETERNIDVLVITEL